The Candidatus Binatus sp. sequence ATCTATGTAGGCGCGCTCGGCGTTAACGAACACTCCGATCACCGCGGCGCGGGAGCCAATCGCCGCATGAATCTCCCGGGCGCGATCGACCGCGACGTAACGCGGACTTTTCGCGTAGAAATTGAGACCGATCATGTCGGCGCCGGCGGCAATTGCCGCGTGCGCGTCTTCGATGCGCGTTATGCCGCAAATTTTCACGCGAACCGTCATCTTACTTCCGCGCCGGCGCCCCCCGAAATGCATTCATCAGCTCGACGAGTTTCGCACCCGGCTTAGCGCCTCTCAGCAGGCTCTCGCCGATCAGAAACGCGCGCGCGCCCGCCGCGTCGAGCCGCCGAATATCGCCGGGCGAATCGATTCCACTTTCGGTCACGATCACCGCGTCGCCGCTATAGCCCGCCAGCAGGCGCTCGGTCACCGCGATATCGGTCACAAAAGTATGCAGGTCGCGGTTGTTGATACCTACCAGCCCCGAGCCGATTTTCTCCGCGAGCGCGAACTCGCCGGGATCGTGCGACTCGACCAGCGCCGCCATCCCAAGCTCACGCGCGAGCGCCGCGATCGATCGCAGCTCTCCCTCTTTCAGCATCGCGGCGATCAGCAAAATGCAATCCGCGCCTGCCGCGCGCGCTTCGTACACCTGGTACGGCTCGAAGATGAAGTCTTTGCGCAACAGCGGGACATCCACGGCGGCGCGGACCAAGCGCAGATCGTCGAGCGAGCCCTTGAAATGGACGTCGGTCAGAACGGAGATGGCAGCCGCTCCGCTGGCGACGTATTCGCGGGCGACCGTGGCTGGATCGAGTCCCGGCATAATGTCGCCCTTGGTGGGCGACGCGCGCTTGATCTCCGCGATTATCGCGGGACGCCGGGCGCGCAACGCCGCGACGAAATCGCGCGGCTTGGGCGCGCGCCCCGCCTCGGCGACGATCGCCATCGGCGACACCACTGCGCGTCGAGCGCGCACCTCGGCGCGTTTGGCGGCGTAAATGTTGTCGAGGATCGAGGTCATTGTGTTTTTCTTGGGACTTCTTTCGGGATTTCTCCGCTGCTGGCGCGACGCAGCTTGTCGAGGACTTCCAGCGCGCGGCTGGTGGCGATAATTTCGCGAGCCGCATCGACGCCTGCTTTCAGCGACGCCGCCATTTCGCCAACGTAAATTGCGGCGCCCCCGTTCAGCGCGAGCACATCTTGCGCCGGGCCCGCGCCGCCATCAAGCGCGCCGCGCAAGACCCGAACGGCGTCGTCGAGATTCCTGATCACCAGCGTGCGATGGTCGCCGCGCGACACGCCGAGGCTCTCCGGCGTGATTTCATATTCCGTCAACTCGCCATTGCGGAGTTCCGTAACATGGGTCGGACCGTCGAGCGCGATTTCGTCAACTCCATTGTCGCCATGCACGACCATCGCGCGCCGGGTTCCGAGCGCCCTGAGTGCGTGCGCCATCGGTCTGACCAGGCTCTCCTCGGCGACGCCCAACAGATGGAAGTGCGGACGCGCAGGGTTGCCGATCGCGCCCATCAGATTGAAGATGGTGCGAATTCCGAGCGCGCGTCTGAGCGGCGCAAGCTGCTTGAACGCGGGATGATACGCCGGCGCGAAAATGTGGCAGCATCCCGCCGCGTCCAGGCATCGTTTCAGCCCATCCGGATCGCAATCGACTTTCACGCCCATCGCCTCGAGCACGTCGGCAGTGCCGACTGTGCCGCTGATCGCTCGATTGCCATGCTTGGCGACCGGCACGCCCGCCGCCGCGGCGATCAACGCGGCGCCGGTCGAGATGTTGAAGGTGCTGGCGCCGTCGCCGCCGGTTCCGCAGGTGTCGAGCACGTCGCCGGCGCGAAGATCGAGCGGACGCCCGCGCTTAAGCATCGCACGCACCGCGCCGGCCAGCTCATCGGCCTCGGCGCCCTTGATTTTGAGCGCCAACAAAAACGCGCCCACGACGGCGTCGTGCGCGCCGCCGTCCATGACCTCGC is a genomic window containing:
- the trpC gene encoding indole-3-glycerol phosphate synthase TrpC, which codes for MTSILDNIYAAKRAEVRARRAVVSPMAIVAEAGRAPKPRDFVAALRARRPAIIAEIKRASPTKGDIMPGLDPATVAREYVASGAAAISVLTDVHFKGSLDDLRLVRAAVDVPLLRKDFIFEPYQVYEARAAGADCILLIAAMLKEGELRSIAALARELGMAALVESHDPGEFALAEKIGSGLVGINNRDLHTFVTDIAVTERLLAGYSGDAVIVTESGIDSPGDIRRLDAAGARAFLIGESLLRGAKPGAKLVELMNAFRGAPARK
- the trpD gene encoding anthranilate phosphoribosyltransferase, encoding MSGLHGALQALIEGRSLTGAEAELAIGEVMDGGAHDAVVGAFLLALKIKGAEADELAGAVRAMLKRGRPLDLRAGDVLDTCGTGGDGASTFNISTGAALIAAAAGVPVAKHGNRAISGTVGTADVLEAMGVKVDCDPDGLKRCLDAAGCCHIFAPAYHPAFKQLAPLRRALGIRTIFNLMGAIGNPARPHFHLLGVAEESLVRPMAHALRALGTRRAMVVHGDNGVDEIALDGPTHVTELRNGELTEYEITPESLGVSRGDHRTLVIRNLDDAVRVLRGALDGGAGPAQDVLALNGGAAIYVGEMAASLKAGVDAAREIIATSRALEVLDKLRRASSGEIPKEVPRKTQ